One Arachis hypogaea cultivar Tifrunner chromosome 2, arahy.Tifrunner.gnm2.J5K5, whole genome shotgun sequence genomic window, gtacttattatattaataatattgcaTAATAATTTTATTCATGATTTTGAAACCAGGTGGTCATCTTGTCTCTAGATCCCTTCCCAGGATCAAACACAACAAAAGTGGTATTTGCAGTTGATCCTGATCGTAAATATTCTGAAATGTCCTCAGCTACTCTCAGTTTGATTAGGGCATTATTTAAATCTCTGGTTATCCGCCAATCGTTCCTCCAACTTACTCCATCCTTGTTTGGAAAACCCTCCTTTTTTGAGGTGCTAAAATTTAAGGGAGGAATCACTATAATTCCGGAACAGAAGGTGTTTCCTCTGCAGCACGTGCAACCTCTATTCaactttactttatatttctctattTATCAAATACAATCTAGTTTTGATAGGCTGACAAGTCAGCTAAAGTCTGGATTACATTTGGCATCTGATGAGGTTTGTCATTGCTATTTCTTTCTATAGTCTTTTCCATTATATTTCATTGATTGTGATAATATGTGAGCCCTCCATTGTGGCGGGCCAACTTAGGTTCCCCATGTGTAACTAAAGTTTTCGAAGCTATTACTGATTTATAGTTATTGTGCTATGCAGAATGTGTATGTCGTCTTATCAAATTCTGAAGGTTCGACAATAGCTGCTCCTACAATTGTTCAGGCGTCTGTCTTACTTGAATATGGAATTACTCCATCAAAGGAGAGACTAAAGCAACTAGCCCAAACCATTACCGGACCCCGTGCAGATAACCTCGGCTTGAATAACACTCAATTTGGCAGGGTTAAGCAGGTCCAACTTTCCTCCATCTTGCAACATTCTCTTAATGGCAGTAGGGGTAGTGGCTCTATCCAGTCGCCCTCTTCTGCTCCTGGTCCTATGCCTCATAcacaccaccaccatcatcaccaccaccatcaccatcaGCTTCATAATGATCACCTCAGTGCTCATCTATCCCCTGCAAGTTCACCTACACCTGCACCTGCACCTGCACCTGCACCTGCATCTGCATCTACAGAAGGTGCAACTCCACCTGAAGTTGGTTCTCCTGCTGCAAGTGTGCCTGCAATAGGTAGAAGCTACCATGCTCAGCCTCCTAGTTGTCAACCTGTGTATAAGAAGAGGTCTACTCGGAAAGCTTTGAAACATAGTCATGTAACTCCTGCAGTTGCTCCTACTGCTTCTCCACACTATCCTGTTGAATCACCAAAACAACGGGTTGAATCCCCAGCATACATCTCTCATTCAGTTCCTGCTGAGAGTCCTATACCAAATGTAGCTTTTGCACATGCTGAGTCGCCCCCACCTAAGAATGAACCAGCTGCAGCTCATTCGGACACATATTCAACTGGGCCATCACCATCTTCATGTAAGTATGCTTAATGATTTTGTAATAATGTTACAAGCAACGCAACCATTGTTACCAAAATTTTcacaattgcatgttttaatacaATGAAAATTATTGGGAGTCCTAAACTCT contains:
- the LOC112743618 gene encoding uncharacterized protein isoform X1, producing MGKSDEEHHQPLPPGAAAAEDPRPNVAVGGSFSFSLRCLLVLLFSAAVFLSALFFLPPFANFSDQKDPLSHSQYKGHDIVARFFLEKPASLLEDNTVQLANDIFEEIGVPSTKVVILSLDPFPGSNTTKVVFAVDPDRKYSEMSSATLSLIRALFKSLVIRQSFLQLTPSLFGKPSFFEVLKFKGGITIIPEQKVFPLQHVQPLFNFTLYFSIYQIQSSFDRLTSQLKSGLHLASDENVYVVLSNSEGSTIAAPTIVQASVLLEYGITPSKERLKQLAQTITGPRADNLGLNNTQFGRVKQVQLSSILQHSLNGSRGSGSIQSPSSAPGPMPHTHHHHHHHHHHHQLHNDHLSAHLSPASSPTPAPAPAPAPASASTEGATPPEVGSPAASVPAIGRSYHAQPPSCQPVYKKRSTRKALKHSHVTPAVAPTASPHYPVESPKQRVESPAYISHSVPAESPIPNVAFAHAESPPPKNEPAAAHSDTYSTGPSPSSSSAGYLGTVNWASLMFVLLVLHV
- the LOC112743618 gene encoding uncharacterized protein isoform X2, whose amino-acid sequence is MGKSDEEHHQPLPPGAAAAEDPRPNVAVGGSFSFSLRCLLVLLFSAAVFLSALFFLPPFANFSDQKDPLSHSQYKGHDIVARFFLEKPASLLEDNTVQLANDIFEEIGVPSTKVVILSLDPFPGSNTTKVVFAVDPDRKYSEMSSATLSLIRALFKSLVIRQSFLQLTPSLFGKPSFFEVLKFKGGITIIPEQKVFPLQHVQPLFNFTLYFSIYQIQSSFDRLTSQLKSGLHLASDENVYVVLSNSEGSTIAAPTIVQASVLLEYGITPSKERLKQLAQTITGPRADNLGLNNTQFGRVKQVQLSSILQHSLNGSRGSGSIQSPSSAPGPMPHTHHHHHHHHHHHQLHNDHLSAHLSPASSPTPAPAPAPAPASASTEGATPPEVGSPAASVPAIGRSYHAQPPSCQPVYKKRSTRKALKHSHVTPAVAPTASPHYPVESPKQRVESPAYISHSVPAESPIPNVAFAHAESPPPKNEPAAAHSDTYSTGPSPSSCYLGTVNWASLMFVLLVLHV